The proteins below come from a single Hemitrygon akajei chromosome 2, sHemAka1.3, whole genome shotgun sequence genomic window:
- the LOC140738014 gene encoding uncharacterized protein: protein MVLGGAFKMLIDTFLKNTSSILSVTGNAILTGILYGAQRLMEEHSRCPCDPELNGRYSLIAFCVPGSVLFLISLLVLPDARKVVTCRVRFDSPHTCRCENFQSCSESRFSTEMRKFYFCLYTLLKISVPSVLWVVILLADGDYYACAYILPSNATVDSQICALSCASSPEEILPRLRSLCFRSRMFGGIVLVSTLMFLVILQFLPEFICPDEREAKSEEETEMEDIQTGEQR, encoded by the exons ATGGTATTAGGTGGCGCTTTCAAGATGCTGATAGACACCTTTCTCAAAAATACTTCTTCCATATTGTCGGTGACGGGAAATGCGATTTTAACTGGAATCCTCTATGGAGCCCAGCGACTAATGGAGGAGCACAGCCGCTGTCCCTGCGATCCTGAACTGAATGGTCGCTACTCGCTCATCGCTTTCTGTGTCCCAGGGTCCGTGCTGTTTCTGATCAGTCTGCTGGTGTTACCCGATGCGAGGAAAGTCGTTACGTGCCGGGTCAGATTTGATTCCCCGCACACTTGCAGATGCGAGAATTTTCAAAGTTGCTCGGAGAGTCGCTTCAGTACCGAAATGAGAAAGTTTTACTTTTGCTTGTACACACTGCTGAAAATATCGGTCCCTTCAGTCCTGTGGGTCGTCATTCTTCTCGCGGACGGAGATTATTACGCCTGTGCATATATTCTGCCAAGCAACGCGACGGTCGACAGTCAAATTTGCGCTTTGTCTTGTGCTTCTAGTCCCGAAGAAATCCTGCCTCGTCTCCGCAGCCTTTGCTTTCGCTCACGG ATGTTCGGCGGAATTGTACTGGTGTCGACGTTGATGTTCCTGGTAATTTTGCAGTTTTTACCTGAGTTTATTTGTCCTGACGAGAGAGAGGCGAAATCCGAGGAAGAGACGGAAATGGAAGACATTCAAACTGGGGAACAGCGCTGA